One region of Thunnus albacares chromosome 20, fThuAlb1.1, whole genome shotgun sequence genomic DNA includes:
- the cbx7b gene encoding chromobox protein homolog 7, with product MELSAIGEQVFAVEAIVKKRVRKGNVEYLLKWKGWPPKYSTWEPEEHILDQRLVQAYEEKEQRDRALGHRRKGSKAKRLLLQNTLYTMDLRSAHKTPEQPPPRLRLSLTRSLDPEDEDQPYSPCKHAPRPQLAHHKSKQRRSQFRFFNSNPPSPTQEDWKSGGEEEEEEEEDEEEEEEEEEEEEEEEEDNVEDEEDMEEEREEAEEETAEKSRGILDGQKRTDEWSSAVGPDEVTAAEKPDMDWRPVIGPGEVTVTDVTINSLTVTFRESRVAKGFFRDWGLEV from the exons ATGGAGCTGTCCGCGATTGGAGAGCAAGTGTTTGCTGTAGAAGCAATCGTCAAGAAAAGAGTTAGAAAG GGGAATGTGGAGTACCTGTTGAAGTGGAAAGGATGGCCTCCAAA GTACAGCACATGGGAACCCGAGGAACACATTCTGGACCAGCGTTTAGTGCAGGCCTACGAAGAGAA agagcagagagacagagctcTGGGTCACAGGAGGAAAGGATCCAAAGCCAAAAGACTCTTACTGCAG AATACGCTCTACACCATGGACCTCCGCAGCGCTCACAAGACTCCAGAGCAGCCTCCGCCTCGCCTGCGTCTCTCCCTGACGCGCTCCCTGGACCCCGAGGACGAGGATCAACCATACAGTCCCTGCAAGCACGCGCCACGACCGCAACTGGCACATcataaaagcaaacaaaggaGGTCGCAGTTCAGGTTCTTCAACTCAAACCCCCCAAGTCCTACACAAGAGGACTGGAAAAGtgggggagaggaagaggaagaggaggaggaggacgaggaggaggaggaggaagaggaggaggaggaggaggaggaggaggaggacaatgtagaagatgaggaggatatggaagaggagagggaggaggctgaggaggagaCAGCAGAGAAGAGCAGAGGCATTCTTGATG GACAGAAGAGGACAGACGAGTGGAGCTCCGCTGTCGGACCGGACGAGGTCACCGCAGCAGAGAAGCCGGACATGGACTGGAGACCCGTCATCGGTCCGGGAGAGGTGACGGTCACAGACGTCACCATCAACTCCCTCACAGTGACTTTCCGAGAGTCGCGAGTGGCCAAAGGCTTCTTCAGAGACTGGGGGCTGGAGGTCTGA